The region CGGCCACGATCAGCGGCCACACCCGCCCCATCTCGACCAGCACGGCTCCGGGCAACCGCTCCGCCAGCACCGAGGCCACCACGCCCTGTGCGATCAGGAAGGGCACACGGCCCACCCGCAGCGAGGCCCCCCCAGCGGCCACGGCGACCGCCGCCAGCATCGCCCCTAACAACAAGGAGCCGGGCAGGGCCAAGCTGTCCATGCCGATCATCAGGCCCGCCGATAGGCCCACAAGAGCGAGCCCCTGGCCGGCCCGGGGCCAATGCTCCAGGGCAAAACGCGGCGGCACGGTCATAGTGAGCGGTTCCTTGTCTTGGGGGACGCGGGGCTGCCACCCCAGGCCGTGCCCAGATCTCTCGGTTTGAAACGTCACGGTGCGTGCAGCGCGCGGTAGCCCCGCAGCGACGTCACAAAACTGACGTATGACAGAGGAAGACCCCCTCGGGGCCAAGTCAAGGGCGCGTTTGGTCGGAAGAAGCGGATCGACCCGCTCGGCGGGCCTCAGCCCTGGGACAGTCCCAGGGGCGGGGGGAGGCTCAAGACCCGCTCGGTCGGCAGCGAGATCATCACGCGCGTGCCCTGTCCCACCTTGCTGTCCAGGCGCAACGTGCCGCCATGCTTTTCGACGAGAGCTTTGGCCAAGGGCAGGCCGAGGCCCGTTCCCTCGTGGCGGCGGGTGTCAGCGGCATCGACTTGGTGGAACGGTCTCAAGACGAGATCCAGGTGTTCGGGCGGGATGCCGATGCCCGTGTCCGCGACCATCAGCACCAAGCCACCATTGGCTTCCTGGCCGACGGTGACGGTAATCTGTCCGCCTTCCTGGGTGAACTTGACGGCATTCGAGAGCAGGTTAAGAATAATCTGGCGGATAGCCCGCTCATCGGCCCGTACCCAGGACTGTTCATCAAGAAAAAGGGTATCGACCTGAAGATTTTTTTCGCGAGCCCGGCCGCGCAGCATGCGCTCGCATGCCGCGATGACCTCAGCGATATTGACGGGCTGCTCGTGCAAATCGTAGGTCCCGGATTCAATTTTGGCCACATCCAGGATATCGTTGATCAGGTCGAGGAGGTGCATGGCCGATAGGTGAATGTCGCGGGCGTATTCTTTTTGTCGGGCCACAAGGGGACCGTGGACCCCGCCGATCAGCATGTCGGAAAAGCCGATGATAGCGTTGAGAGGGGTGCGCAACTCGTGGCTCATGTTGGCCAGGAACTGGGTCTTGGCCCGGTTGGCGAGATCCGAGGCCTGGGTCGCCGCCAGGAGTTCGCTTTTGCGGGCCGAGAGATCGGCAACCACGTGGTTGAGCGTTTGCAACTGACGGCGCACCCGGGCCACCAGCACGAGGATCAGGGCCGAGACTGCCCCCATCACCCCGATGTAGAGGGGCACGCTGTTCCACCACTCGCGCAGGACCGCGTCGCGCGAGACCGACACCGACACGATCACCGGCCACATCCCCACCTTGGACCACGCCATGAGGCGACGCCGGCCATCAATGCCATCCGCCGACGCGTCGCTGCCCTCAGTCGCCCCGGCGAGGATGGCCTTGAACAGGCGCGAGCCGCTTTGATCGGTGCCAATAAAGCGCTCATATTCCGGTGTACGCAACAACAGCATGCCATCCGCGCGCATCACGGAAATGGCCCCCTCGTTTTCGAGCTTGAAGCCGGTATAGATCTCATCAAGGGCCGCCGGATCAACCACGGCCGTGACCACCCCGGCAAACCGGCCGCCGACATCCGAGAGCCGCCGGCTGATGCTGATAAACCACGTGCCACTCGTGCGCCCGAGCACCGGCCGGCCAATGAATAACGTGGCCGGACCCTCGCCCACATGGGCGCGGAAGTAGTCCCGGTCCGAGAGATCGAGAACCGCTGGGGTACTGACTTGGCTGTCGTGGAGGAGCATGCCGTCCCGGTCGGTGACTATCAGGGCGCGGACCATGGGCAGCAAAGCGGTTTCGCGCTCGAGAAAAGCCCGAACCTCCGGGGCGCCTCGCACGCGGCCATCGGGGCGCAGGGCCAGGACTTCGTCGGTATTGGCCAGAACAATATTGACCCGCGAGACGGTGGCCTCGACCTGCTCGCGCACCGCTTGGCGCAAGCTAACCACGGTCGCCTCGGCCGAGGTCAACATTTGCTGACGGTCGTTATAGAGCGTGACGGCCAGCGCCACGTTGAAGGCAACAAGGACCACCCCCGAGAGGATGCTTAACGTCCGTCCCGACGCCAGCGTTCGAGCAGGCCGCTTTTCCTGCGCCGACCGAAAGCGGGAAAACCGCCCCGTCTTGGGGAGGGCGCTGGATGTGTCGTGTGCCATGCCCATCCTCGCGGTGCCGTCATGCCGTTCCCTGGGCGTCTATCCTGAGAATAGCACACCCGTCCCAAGGGATGCCACCAAAGGGATCCGTTCGAGAACGACATGACCGGCGTTGGGCGAACCCCTGTTTCTTTTGAAAGGGGGGAGAGGGATCTGGGGAAGCCACCCTCCCCAGCCTTCTCTCCTTGCTAAGGAGCCTCCCGGCTTTCAGGCCATGCTAGAGAACCGAATCCACCCACTCGAACAGCTTTTGCTTGGGCAGGGCGCCGATCTTGGTGGCGGCCACCTGACCCCCTTTGAAAATCATCAAGGTGGGAATCCCGCGCACGCCATATTTGGAGGGGGTTTGTGGGTTGTCATCGATATTGACCTTGGCCACGGTCAGTACCTCGCCGCGCTGGGTGGCCAGCTCCTCCAGGGCCGGGGCGATCTGGCGGCAAGGACCGCACCACTCGGCCCAGAAATCGACCAGGACCGGGCCCTCGGCCTTCAGGACATCCTCCTCAAAGGAGGCGTCGGAAACCTGTTTCATGGTTTTATCCTTCTCCTGGCGCCGCTGGCCGCGGCGCGCGCGCTGCTTTGAATTTAGGGACCCTTTTTGCGGCCCGTCAAGGCAGCGCCAACGGGGCAGCGGGAAGGCTGGGGAGGCAGGCCTCCCCAGACCCCTCGATTCCTGGGGTATGCCGCGCGCGAAGGGCCTGCATAACTGTGGGGTCTGGGGAGGCCTGCCTCCCCAGCCTTCAAGGCCCCTGGCCGGATCTCTTGACGCAATATTTGACAGTGCTAATTTAGTTTTATCAAATGTTCCGGGCGCGCCCGGACGCCAAGGGGAGAGAACCAATGTCGATTGATCGGATTGTGTTGGCCTTCGCCGGGACCGTGGTGCTCGTGAGCGTCGCGCTTGCCCTGTTCGCCGGGATGACCTGGGCCTTGTGGATCACCGGCTTTGTCGGGCTCAACATGCTGCAAGCGGCGTTCACCCGGTTTTGCCCGTTGGCCATGATCTTGAAGCGTTTGGGTGTGCGGCCGGGCGCGGCGTTTTCGTAAGAAGGCTGGGGAGGCCGGCGCCTCCCCAGACCCTTTCGTTTCTTGGGGCGTCAGGGGCGCCTTGGCATGCGAAACGGCAGTAGCCAGGGGACCCAGCGGCTGGTCAGGCGGTCGAGGTCCAGGCTTTCATGGACCGAGCGGACGGTCTCTCCGTGGAACACCGACTCGACAAGGGAGCGGGTATAAAAAGGCGTGTCCTCCAGGGTTTCGACCACCCGGGCCGGGCCGGTGCTGCGAATACCTCGCGCCACGCCCCACGACGGGCCGGCCGGCAGCGCGGCGGGCGGGGGCGGCGCTACCTCTTCCCATTGGCCCTCGGGGGTCAGACGCAGCGACAGCAGGCGGGCCGGGCCGCGGTGGGGGCGGGGTGTAAGGTCGTAGAGCAAGGCACAGCCGCCGTCGGCGAGGTCGCCTCGCGACCAGTCCCAGCGCTGGAAGGCATCTTGCATCGGCTCGTCGCCGTCGTTGGTATCAAAATAGGCCGAGCCGCTCCAGCGGGCCGCCGGGGCGTCCAGATCCACCTCGATGCGGGCGCGGGGCCACACCGGGCGCCAGCGATGCCGCCCCTCGGCATCCAGGAAGAAGGTTCGGTTGTTTTGGAGCACCGGCCGCACGGTGAGGCGGCCACGCAGGGGCTTGGGCACCGGGGCCATGCGTTCGTCAAGGGTGACGCTGAGACCGTCTTCGGTCCACGACAAGGCGCTGGGGCCGATGGTGAGGCGGGTCGTGTCGCGCGCAAGCGCACGCCGGCCACGCTCGGTCATGGTCCAGCCCTGGGGGGCGCCGTAGAGGGCCACGTTGATCGCGACGTGATCGTGGGGATCCTTGCGCCCCGCCCAGGCATAATAAGGAGAGAAGACGCTGCCGATGAAGGCGATCAGGGTCAGCCCCGAGCGTCCATCGTCGGACAAGGCGTCCACATACCACCACAGATAGCCGCCCGGTTTTACCGAGCGCATGAGGTCAGGGCCTGCAGGGCCGCCCGTGCCGCCAGCCGGCCCGAGAGCACCGCCATCGGAATCCCCGGCCCCGGATGGACCCCGCCCCCCGCGACCCACAGGCCCGGCAGCGCCGTCGCGCTCCCCATCCGACCGAAGGAGGCGTTCCAGCCGTGGGTCGAGCGGCCGTACAGGGCTCCCCCCGTGCCGGGAAACATCGTGTTGAAGTCGCGCGGTGTCGTCACCCGTGGGCCTGGGTCCTGGGGCCGGATCCGACAGCCGCAGCGCTCCATCACCGCGAAGGTGCGGGCTTGGCATTGGGCGATCTCCTTGTCGTCGAAGGGATGGCGGTCCCCGGTGGCCGGGGCATTGATCAAAATCAGCAAGCGCTCGGGGCCGCAGGGCGGCGGGCCCTCGGCGCCGTCGCGGTCCTGGGCGCAAAGATACACGGTGGGCTCGGGGGGCAGGACCCGGCGTTGGGTCAGGGCCGCGAATTCGCCCGCATAATCCGGCGGAAAAAAGACCGTGTGCCGGGTTAAGGGAAAGCCTTCAACCTCGGCTTCCAGGGCCCACGTCACGGCACTGAGCGAGCGGTCGGCTGGGGTAATGCCCGGCTGGGCGCGGGCCGCCTCGGGGCCCAAGGTGCCAGCGGCCAGCGAGGCCAGATCGGTGTTGGCGATCACCGCCGAGGCCTCCAGCCGGCTGCCATCGGCCAAACGCACGCCACTGACCCGGCCCTGGCGGACCTCCAGGCCGGTGGCGGCGGTGTTAAAGCGCAGGTCGGCCCCTTTCTGGCGGGCGAGATCGGCCAGGGCCTCGGCCAGCCGGCTCATGCCGCCCTCCACCAGCCACACGCCTTCTTGCTCGACGTGGGCGATGAGCATCAAGGTTGCCGGGGCATCAAAGGGCGATGACCCCACGTAGGTGGCATAGCGGGCGAACAGTTGGCGCAGCCGGGGGTCGTGAAAAAAATCGCCCAGGGTTTTCCAAAGCGTGGTGAAGGGGGCGATGCGGGCCAGGTCGGCCAGCCCCTTGGCGCCCATACGGCGCATCAGGCCGACCGGGGTGGGGCGCGGCGCCTCGATGAACGTCGGTTTGAGCAGATCGTGGATCTCGCGGGCCCGGGCCCGGAACAGGCGAAAGCGCCGGGCCTCGGCCGCGCCACACAAGGCGCCGATCTCGGCCTCGGTGCGCTCGGGATCGGCGTGCAGGTCGAGCCGCCCCCCCTGGGTCCAGGCATGACGGGCGAGCAAGGAGGCGCTGTGAAGGGTCAGCGCGTCGTCGAGCCGGCTGCCGGCGTCGGCAAACAGGCTCTCGAATACCCAGCGCATGGTCAACACCGTCGGCCCGGCGTCGATCTCGACCGTGCCGACGCGCTGTTGGCGGAGCTTGCCACCGGGGGAGCTGGCCTGTTCCACCACGGTAACAGGGACGCCCCGGGCCGCCAAGTCGAGCGCCGCCGCCAGCCCCCCCATGCCGGCGCCGATAACCACGACCCTCTTTTCCGACATGCGTCCCCCTAAAGTCTCAGAGCCCCGCCCGGTTTGTGGCTTTTTTCGGGACGCGGGGTGTCCCAATCGGCATTGACTTGACCCTATCAAATGTCCAAAGTGCCTAACAGTCGCAAGTGGCACAGATCATTGACAATTGCCGGTGGCGGGAGGAATTTGATGGACCCAAGGCAGCGCATCGACCAGGCCCTGGAACGGGCCCTGGGCCGCACGACGGCTCCCGGGGCGCCCCCCTTGCTTGCTCAGGCGATGCGTCACGCGGTGTTCCCGGGCGGGGGACGCTTTCGGCCGCGCCTGACGCTGGGGGTCGCTTTAGCCTGTGGCGATGACGCCCCGGAGCTGACCGACGCCGCCGCCGTGGCGATCGAGATGTTGCATTGCGCGTCTCTCGTGCACGACGATCTGCCGTGTTTCGACGACGCGGACATGCGCCGGGGCCAGCCCTCGGTGCACAAGGCTTTTGGCGAGCCGCTGGCCGTGCTGGCCGGCGACGGCCTGATTCTCCTGTCCTTCCAGAACCTCGCCGAGGCGGCGGCCCTGCATCCGCAGCGTCTGGGAACCCTGGTCAGTCTGGTGGCCGATGCGGTGGGCGTGCCCAACGGCATCGTGGCCGGTCAGGCCTGGGAGAGCGAA is a window of Pararhodospirillum photometricum DSM 122 DNA encoding:
- the crtD gene encoding 1-hydroxycarotenoid 3,4-desaturase CrtD, with product MSEKRVVVIGAGMGGLAAALDLAARGVPVTVVEQASSPGGKLRQQRVGTVEIDAGPTVLTMRWVFESLFADAGSRLDDALTLHSASLLARHAWTQGGRLDLHADPERTEAEIGALCGAAEARRFRLFRARAREIHDLLKPTFIEAPRPTPVGLMRRMGAKGLADLARIAPFTTLWKTLGDFFHDPRLRQLFARYATYVGSSPFDAPATLMLIAHVEQEGVWLVEGGMSRLAEALADLARQKGADLRFNTAATGLEVRQGRVSGVRLADGSRLEASAVIANTDLASLAAGTLGPEAARAQPGITPADRSLSAVTWALEAEVEGFPLTRHTVFFPPDYAGEFAALTQRRVLPPEPTVYLCAQDRDGAEGPPPCGPERLLILINAPATGDRHPFDDKEIAQCQARTFAVMERCGCRIRPQDPGPRVTTPRDFNTMFPGTGGALYGRSTHGWNASFGRMGSATALPGLWVAGGGVHPGPGIPMAVLSGRLAARAALQALTSCAR
- a CDS encoding polyprenyl synthetase family protein, translating into MDPRQRIDQALERALGRTTAPGAPPLLAQAMRHAVFPGGGRFRPRLTLGVALACGDDAPELTDAAAVAIEMLHCASLVHDDLPCFDDADMRRGQPSVHKAFGEPLAVLAGDGLILLSFQNLAEAAALHPQRLGTLVSLVADAVGVPNGIVAGQAWESEPEVEINDYQRAKTAALFAAATMAGAAAAGGVAADWRILGERLGEAYQVADDLRDVASDPETLGKPVGQDAALGRPNAVAQFGVAGAVGRLKGLIDEAVTSIPDCAGAQALRALIRKESESFLPQALASYAA
- a CDS encoding carotenoid 1,2-hydratase; translation: MRSVKPGGYLWWYVDALSDDGRSGLTLIAFIGSVFSPYYAWAGRKDPHDHVAINVALYGAPQGWTMTERGRRALARDTTRLTIGPSALSWTEDGLSVTLDERMAPVPKPLRGRLTVRPVLQNNRTFFLDAEGRHRWRPVWPRARIEVDLDAPAARWSGSAYFDTNDGDEPMQDAFQRWDWSRGDLADGGCALLYDLTPRPHRGPARLLSLRLTPEGQWEEVAPPPPAALPAGPSWGVARGIRSTGPARVVETLEDTPFYTRSLVESVFHGETVRSVHESLDLDRLTSRWVPWLLPFRMPRRP
- a CDS encoding YgaP family membrane protein — encoded protein: MSIDRIVLAFAGTVVLVSVALALFAGMTWALWITGFVGLNMLQAAFTRFCPLAMILKRLGVRPGAAFS
- the trxA gene encoding thioredoxin TrxA, giving the protein MKQVSDASFEEDVLKAEGPVLVDFWAEWCGPCRQIAPALEELATQRGEVLTVAKVNIDDNPQTPSKYGVRGIPTLMIFKGGQVAATKIGALPKQKLFEWVDSVL
- a CDS encoding sensor histidine kinase, producing MAHDTSSALPKTGRFSRFRSAQEKRPARTLASGRTLSILSGVVLVAFNVALAVTLYNDRQQMLTSAEATVVSLRQAVREQVEATVSRVNIVLANTDEVLALRPDGRVRGAPEVRAFLERETALLPMVRALIVTDRDGMLLHDSQVSTPAVLDLSDRDYFRAHVGEGPATLFIGRPVLGRTSGTWFISISRRLSDVGGRFAGVVTAVVDPAALDEIYTGFKLENEGAISVMRADGMLLLRTPEYERFIGTDQSGSRLFKAILAGATEGSDASADGIDGRRRLMAWSKVGMWPVIVSVSVSRDAVLREWWNSVPLYIGVMGAVSALILVLVARVRRQLQTLNHVVADLSARKSELLAATQASDLANRAKTQFLANMSHELRTPLNAIIGFSDMLIGGVHGPLVARQKEYARDIHLSAMHLLDLINDILDVAKIESGTYDLHEQPVNIAEVIAACERMLRGRAREKNLQVDTLFLDEQSWVRADERAIRQIILNLLSNAVKFTQEGGQITVTVGQEANGGLVLMVADTGIGIPPEHLDLVLRPFHQVDAADTRRHEGTGLGLPLAKALVEKHGGTLRLDSKVGQGTRVMISLPTERVLSLPPPLGLSQG